CTGGCCCGCCTGGCCCCCGAGCCGATGAAGGTGGTCCTGAACTGGGGCCGCCGCTACAGCCTGTGGGTCTTCAACTTCGGCCTCGCCTGCTGCGCGATCGAGTTCATCGCCGCGTCGATGGCCCGGCACGACTTCATCCGGCTCGGCGTGATCCCCTTCGCACCGGGCCCGCGCCAGGCCGACCTGATGATCGTCTCGGGCACGGTGACGGACAAGATGGCGCCGGCCGTGAAGCGTCTGTACGAGCAGATGCCCGAGCCGAAGTACGTCATCTCCTTCGGCGCCTGCTCGAACTGCGGCGGCCCGTACTGGGACTCGTACTCGGTCACCAAGGGCGTCGACCAGATCATCCCGGTCGACGTGTACGTACCCGGCTGCCCGCCGCGCCCGGAGGCCCTCCTCCAGGGCATCCTCAAGCTCCAGGAGAAGATCGCCCGGGAGAGCCTGGCGGAGCGGTACGCGACGGCTCCGTCGGTGGCTCAGCTGACGAGCCCCCTGGTGACGCCCCCGTCGGGAGGCGCGGAGTGAACCGGTACGACTCCCTCCCCGACTCCGTGACGGAGATCTTCGGCGAGGAGGCGACGGCGGAGCAGGCGTACGACCTGCTGACGGTCGACGTCCCGCCGGGTTCCTGGATCACCGCGCTCACGACGGCCCGCGACGAGCTCGGCTGCACGTACTTCGACTGGCTGAGCGCGGTGGACGAACCGGGTACGGGCTTCCGCGTCTGCGCGCACGTGGTGGCGCTGGGGGAGGGCGCGCCGAAGCGCCTCCTCCTGCGGACGACGGTCCCGCACGAGGCTCCCGTCCTCCCCACGGCCATCGGGGTGTACGCGGGCGCGGGCTGGCACGAGCGCGAGACCCACGAGATGTTCGGCGTGGCCTTCGAGGGCCACCCGCACCTGGTCCCCCTGCTGCTCCCCGAGAACTTCGAGGGCCACCCGCTGCGCAAGGACTTCGTCCTCGCGGCGCGGGTCGCCAAGGCGTGGCCGGGCGCGAAGGAACCGGGCGAGTCGCACGACGGCGGTGGTCCGAAGCGCCGCCAGATGCTCCCGCCGGGCGTCCCGGACCCCAACGAGTGGGGCCCCCTGAAGGGCCAGCTCCCCCCGGCCCCCGCCCGCCCCGCCCGCGCGGCGGCAGGCGAACGCCCGGCCCGCGCGGCCGCGGGCGACCGCCCGGTCCGCCGCGCCCGCTCGGTCACGGAGGGCTCGGCGAGCCAGGCGACCCCGGAGCCGGGCGCGACCACGGAGGCGCCGGCCACCGAGGCCCGCCCGCCGCGCCGCTCCCGCACGGCTGCGGAGGGCTCGGCGAGCCAGGCAGCCCCGGAGCCGGGCGCTCCGGTGCGCCGCTCCCGCTCGGCGGCGGACGGTTCGGCGAGCCAGGCGGCCCCCGAGCCGGGCGCGACCGCGGAGGCCCCGGCCTCCACGACCCGCCCGCCGCGCCGTACCCGCTCCGCGGCCGACGGCTCGGCGAGCCAGGCGACCCCGGAGCCGGAGGCTCCGGCTGCGGACGGCCAGTCGGCTGCGGACGGCCCCGCGCCCCGCGCGGCCGCCGCCACCCCGCGTACCCGCAGCTCGGACGCCCCCTGGCACCACGCCCGCCCGGCCTTCGACGAGGACCCGGCCGCGCCGAAGCCCCCGACCGAGCCCGCGCCCCCGACGACACCGGCCACCTCGGCTACTGCCGAGCCCCCGGCACCGGAGGCTCCGGCGCCCGACGCCGCCTCCGGGCAGCGTGCCGAGGAGCCCGGAGTCACCGAGGCTCCGGCCCCAGAAGCCCCCGCCCCGCAGGAGGCCCCGGCTTCTGCGCCGGACGCCCCGGGGCCCGGCCCGGAGGCTCCGACGCCCGGCCCGGAGGCCCCGGCCTCTACGCCGGACGCCTCGGGTCCTGACCCGGAGGCCCCGGCTCCCGGCCCGGAGGCCCCAGCCCCTGCGCCGGACGCCCCGGCTTCCGGTCCCGCCGGCCCGGTGGAGCCCACCGCACCCGGCCCCGA
The DNA window shown above is from Streptomyces vietnamensis and carries:
- a CDS encoding NADH-quinone oxidoreductase subunit B → MDVTPLPAPKLGPLARLAPEPMKVVLNWGRRYSLWVFNFGLACCAIEFIAASMARHDFIRLGVIPFAPGPRQADLMIVSGTVTDKMAPAVKRLYEQMPEPKYVISFGACSNCGGPYWDSYSVTKGVDQIIPVDVYVPGCPPRPEALLQGILKLQEKIARESLAERYATAPSVAQLTSPLVTPPSGGAE
- a CDS encoding NADH-quinone oxidoreductase subunit C, translated to MNRYDSLPDSVTEIFGEEATAEQAYDLLTVDVPPGSWITALTTARDELGCTYFDWLSAVDEPGTGFRVCAHVVALGEGAPKRLLLRTTVPHEAPVLPTAIGVYAGAGWHERETHEMFGVAFEGHPHLVPLLLPENFEGHPLRKDFVLAARVAKAWPGAKEPGESHDGGGPKRRQMLPPGVPDPNEWGPLKGQLPPAPARPARAAAGERPARAAAGDRPVRRARSVTEGSASQATPEPGATTEAPATEARPPRRSRTAAEGSASQAAPEPGAPVRRSRSAADGSASQAAPEPGATAEAPASTTRPPRRTRSAADGSASQATPEPEAPAADGQSAADGPAPRAAAATPRTRSSDAPWHHARPAFDEDPAAPKPPTEPAPPTTPATSATAEPPAPEAPAPDAASGQRAEEPGVTEAPAPEAPAPQEAPASAPDAPGPGPEAPTPGPEAPASTPDASGPDPEAPAPGPEAPAPAPDAPASGPAGPVEPTAPGPEAPAPDAARTAEGTPAEGGPAEPPAGRDGTDTDPTDPAGGDPA